A stretch of Mus musculus strain C57BL/6J chromosome 19, GRCm38.p6 C57BL/6J DNA encodes these proteins:
- the Trpm6 gene encoding transient receptor potential cation channel subfamily M member 6 isoform X5 gives MQVKKSWIEGVFYKRECNKFIPSSKDPHRCTPGCQICHNLVRCYCGRLIEEHHGLDRAWNLSVTEGHGDEQWSVEKHTVKSPTDTFGTINFQDGEHIHHSKYIRTSWDTKSDHLLHLMLKEWNMELPKLVISVHGGLQNFKISSKLKETFSQGLVKAAETTGAWIITEGINSGVSKHVGDALKAHSSKSLRKIWTVGIPPWGVIENQRELVGKDVVCMYQTLGNPLSKLTTLNCMHSHFILCDDGTVGMYGNEEKLRRNLEKHLSMQKIHTCSRQGVPVVGLVMEGGPNVILWVWETVKNKEPVVVCEGTGRAADLLAFTYKHLEDGG, from the exons ATGCACTCCAGGCTGCCAAATCTGCCACAATTTAGTCAG gTGTTACTGTGGCCGGCTGATTGAAGAACACCATGGGCTGGATCGTGCCTGGAACCTCTCAGTCACTGAGGGCCATGGGGATGAGCAGTGGTCTGTGGAGAAGCACACAGTGAAAAGCCCTACAGATACCTTCGGCACCATTAATTTCCAAGATGGAGAACATATCCACCACTCCAAG TACATTAGAACTTCTTGGGATACAAAATCGGATCATCTGTTGCACTTAATGCTGAAAGAGTGGAATATGGAACTGCCAAAGCTTGTGATCTCCGTCCATGGGGGTCTTCAGAACTTCAAGATATCCTCCAAGCTCAAAGAGACCTTCAGCCAGGGTCTGGTCAAAGCTGCAGAGACCACAGGAGCATGGATAATTACAGAAGGCATAAACTCAG GAGTGTCCAAGCACGTTGGGGATGCCCTAAAAGCCCATTCCTCTAAGTCTTTGAGGAAAATCTGGACAGTTGGAATCCCTCCTTGGGGAGTCATTGAGAACCAGAGAGAGCTGGTCGGAAAAGAT GTGGTGTGTATGTACCAGACACTGGGTAACCCACTCAGCAAGCTCACCACGCTAAACTGTATGCACTCTCACTTCATCCTGTGTGATGATGGGACTGTGGGCATGTatggaaatgaagagaagctCAGGCGGAACCTGGAGAAGCATCTCTCAATGCAGAAGATACACACTT GCTCAAGACAAGGTGTGCCTGTGGTGGGGCTGGTGATGGAAGGAGGTCCCAATGTCATCCTCTGGGTATGGGAGACCGTCAAGAACAAGGAGCCCGTGGTGGTGTGCGAGGGGACAGGCAGAGCTGCTGACCTCTTGGCCTTCACTTACAAACATTTGGAGGATGGAGGGTGA